In the Natrinema sp. CBA1119 genome, ACTGTTCGAACCCCCATCCGGGAAGCGATGCTTCCCGATAGCGGGGTGAATTGTCAGAGGCACGTAGTGTTCACCCACCAGAGTGAACACCACAGTCTCTAATTACTCGCCGCTGGTAAGCACTATTGGGTTAAAGAGTTAGGTACGCATGGCAGTGGCACCCACAATTTGTCGAGGTGACCGTTCGAACCAGTTCCCGAAGCGAGGCCGACCGGTTCACGTGGGGAGTCCGTCTCGACCCTGTTCGCACCGACGATCCATCTCACCGTTTCACGCATCCCGATGTGAGCGTTTCGTCGAAGACGACATCAGATCGAAAGTACCTGCCGCCGGCAGCGAAACACCGGAAAGCTGACGGTTCGATTCCCGGCTCGAGCGAGCAACGACGAGTCGACATGTTACCACCGAACAGGCGTGTTACTGCCGAACGGACCTGCTCCCGTCGAGTAACCGCGCTAGTACGACTTCGCGAAGTAGGCAATCTCGTCGGCGGGATCGCCACAGACGCCACACTCGTCGCGGTCGGGTTCGGGTACCTCGCCGGCCGTCGTCCCGCCTTCGTCGGCCAGGGGTTGCATGACGATCTCGGCGGCGATCTTCTCCTTGATGGCCGTTTCACAGGCCTCGTCGCCACACCACGGCGTCTTCACGTAGCCGCCGTGTTTGCCGATCGTCCCGAGGATCTCCTCCGGACTGTGGGCGTCCCGGACGTTCTCCTCGAGGTTCTCTTGCGCGGTCTCGTACAGTTTGTCGTAGATCTCGTCCAGATGCTCGTCGACGGCGTCGACGATCTCGTCGCGCTCGGCGACGGACTGTTCGTTGTCCGGCCGGTGAACCAGCGTGGCTTCCCCGTCGTCGACCTCGTGGGGGCCGATCTCGAGTCGCAGCGGGATCCCGTTGAGCTCGTGTTCGTTGAACTTGAAGCCGGGATTTCGCTCGTCGCGGTCGTCGAGTTCCACGCGGAAGCCGGCCGTCTCGAGGTCGTCGGCGATATTTTCCGAGTACTCGAGGACGTCGTCTTTGGTATCCTCCTGCCAGATGGGAACGATGACGACCTGCGTGGGCGCGACCGTCGGCGGGAGCACGAGCCCCTGATCGTCGGAGTGGGTCATGATGAGCGCCCCGATCGCTCGCCAGGAGAGCCCCCACGAGGTGGTGTAGGCCGTCTGTTCGGCCTCGTCCTCGTCCGCGAAGGTGATGTCGAACGCCTCGGCGAAGCTCTGGCCGAGGTTGTGGCTGGTCGCCCCCTGGACGGACTTGCCGTCGGGCATCAGCGCCTCGACGGTCGTCGTGGTGTCCGCGCCGGGGAACTTGTCGTGTTCGGGCTTCTTGCCGCGCAACACCGGAATCGCCAGCACGTCCTCGTAGACGCGCTCGTACTGTCCGAGGCGAGTCCAGACCTCCTCCCACGCGCCGGCGTTGCTCGCGTGGGCGGTGTGGCCCTCCTGCCACATGAATTCCTTCGTCCGGAAGAACGGCTTGGTCTCCGTGGCCTCCCAGCGCACGACCGAACACCACTGGTTGAGCCGCATCGGCAGGTCGCGGTGGCTGCGGGTCCACTCGGCCATGAAGGGTGCGATGATCGATTCGCTTGTCGGACGGACCGCCAGTCGCTCCTCGAGTTCCTCGTGGCCGCCCTGGGTCACCCACGCGACCTCCGGGTCGAAGCCTTCGACGATGTCTTTCTCCCGCTCGAGGTAGCTCTCGGGGATGAACATCGGGAAGTAGACGTTGTCGACGCCGGTCTCCTTGAACCAGCCGTCCAGCGAGTCCTGAATGGCCTCCCAAAGGGCGTAGCCGCGCGGTTTCGTGACGATGAACCCGCCCATCGGGGCGTAGTCCGCGAGGTTCGCCTTCTGGACGACCTCGGCGTACCACTCCCCGGGCTTGTGCGATTTCGACTCGGTGATCCCGAGTTCTTGACTCTCGTCGCTCATTGTGTCGACATGCAGGCAGCGCGGGCTTAAACCATGCGAAGGCCACCGGCGACGCGTGGGAGGCGTTCTCCTGCACTGCCGCGCAAGACGGTCGCTCGCGACTCAGCGAGCGCGTTCCAGGCGGCCGATCAGTCGCGGTCGCCGTCCGCGGGGTCGGCGTCCGAATCTGTATCCGTCACGCACGCGAGAACCACGACCGGACGGAAAACCGTCCCCGTTGGACGTGCCGGACTGCGGGACGGAGTGCGAGCGTCGCCCGACCGCTCAGACTCCGATTCGCTCGCCCAGTTCGGGCGCCGTCGCGTCGTAGCCGTCGGCGCGCAGCTCCGCCGCGAACGCCTCGCAGCGATCGCCGTGATTGATCAGTACCGTTGCATCCGCATATGACTCGAGGAACGCGCGAACCCCGTCTCGATCCGCGTGCGCGGAGAAGTCGTACTGTTCGACCCGCGCGCTGACCGGCATCATCCGGCCGTCGATCTCGGCGCTCCCGGTCTCGAGCAGGTCGCGGCCGGGGGTCCCCTCGACCTGATAGCCCGTCATGGCGATCTTGTTCGTCGGGTGGGAGCGGATCGCGGGCACGTAGGTCATCGCGGGGCCGCCGTGGAGCATCCCGCTGGTCGTGACGATCACGGTATTCTGCTCGGCGATCCGTCGGCGCTGGCCGTCGCGGCCGTCGACGAACCTGGCGTTGCCCTTCGCCCGGCGCAGCAGGTCCGGATCGCGCAGGAATCCTCGGTTCGCATCCCGGAGAAAGAGTTCCGTGACGCGTTTGCCCATCCCGTCGACGTAGCACTCGAGGTCGTGTTCCTCGCAGATGCAGAGCACCTCCTGCGTGCGGCCGATACCGAAGGCGGGGACGACGACGGTGCCGCCCTCCCAGATCGTCGTTCGAAGACTCTCGGCGAACTCGCGTTCGATTTCGGGTCGCGGCGGTCGCGTCACGTCCGAGTAGGTGCTCTCACAGAGCACAACATCGGCGTCGGGTCGCGCGGTGGTGCCGTCGAGTAACCGCTGTTCCTCGGTGTGAAAGTCACCGGTGTAGAGCAGTCTGGTCTCGCCGTCGTTCACGAGCACGTGGGCGCTGCCGGGGACGTGACCGGCATCGAAGAACGTGATCTCGTACCCGGCAGCATCGAAGGTGTGCTCGTATCCGTGGGTCTCGGAGACTTCCGCGACGCGAGCGAGTTCCGCCTGGGTGAACGGACAGTCGTAGCTTCCACCGTGGAGTTTCAGCGTGTCCCGCGCGAGGACCATCGTGAGATCGTACGTCGGTTGCGTCCAGTGGATCGGCGGCCGGGCGTCACCTGACAGGAGCGCCGGAACGGAGCCGACGTGATCGAGGTGGCCGTGACTGACGACGATGGCGTCGGGATCGACGTCGCCGATCGGAAACGACGGCGGGTTCCCCGAATCCATTCCGAAATCGAGCAAGAGCGTGTCGTCGATGAGGATCGCGCTCCGGCCGATCTCGCGCGCGCCACCCAGCAACTGGACGTCCATTACGAATCCCTTGCATCTCGTCTGGTTTGCCTCCGTTGGTTCACGGACTCCGGTCGAGATGTCCGTCACTCGCGTCGCTCGTCCGGTCCGAGGACGCGCTCGAGTTCTCGTTCGAACTCGTCATCGTCGAGTTCGCCGTCGACGTACCGAGAGCGAACTCGGTCCTCGGGAGCGGTCCGGTCGTCGGACTGCTGCGGTGGACGCGCGTCGCCTTCGGCGGCTGAATCGCCACTGAACACTGAAAACAGCCCGACGATCGCCAGAACGAACAGGCTCAGGACGGCGAGCGAGACGATCACCGAGAGAACGGCGACGACGAGGGAGAGCGCGATACCGACGATCGTTCCGACGACGCTCAGCGCGATGAGCGCGAGTACGAGCACGCCGATTCCCTGGAACAGGATGGAACTGAGGCGTCCCATACGCACCGTTCGTCGGATGTGCACAAAAACCACTCGGGGCCGCAGACGGCGATAATCGCGATGCTGTGACTTTCTTTCGAGTCGACCGTTCGCGAAGCGGTATCAGGAGCTGTTCGATCGAGGGTCGTTCGCATCGGCCCGCCGGGCGTCGGTCCGTTCGGTCAGCCCGATGAGATAGACGTCGAGGAGACAGATCAACAGGATCGCGAGCGGCACGGCGACGTCGGTAAAGCGCACCGCATCGAACTGCAGTGCCGTCACGACGAACGGCTCGCCCGGTTCGAACGCGCCCGACAGCGATCGCGCGCTCAGGAACGCGATCGCGAGGCCGTAGCAAACGAACCAGATCCCGGCGCGTTTCCACCGACCGAGGTAACAGTGGCCGAGGCCGGCGACGAGCGCTGACAGTGGATACGCCGGCCAGACTG is a window encoding:
- a CDS encoding MBL fold metallo-hydrolase, which gives rise to MDVQLLGGAREIGRSAILIDDTLLLDFGMDSGNPPSFPIGDVDPDAIVVSHGHLDHVGSVPALLSGDARPPIHWTQPTYDLTMVLARDTLKLHGGSYDCPFTQAELARVAEVSETHGYEHTFDAAGYEITFFDAGHVPGSAHVLVNDGETRLLYTGDFHTEEQRLLDGTTARPDADVVLCESTYSDVTRPPRPEIEREFAESLRTTIWEGGTVVVPAFGIGRTQEVLCICEEHDLECYVDGMGKRVTELFLRDANRGFLRDPDLLRRAKGNARFVDGRDGQRRRIAEQNTVIVTTSGMLHGGPAMTYVPAIRSHPTNKIAMTGYQVEGTPGRDLLETGSAEIDGRMMPVSARVEQYDFSAHADRDGVRAFLESYADATVLINHGDRCEAFAAELRADGYDATAPELGERIGV
- the proS gene encoding proline--tRNA ligase, producing the protein MSDESQELGITESKSHKPGEWYAEVVQKANLADYAPMGGFIVTKPRGYALWEAIQDSLDGWFKETGVDNVYFPMFIPESYLEREKDIVEGFDPEVAWVTQGGHEELEERLAVRPTSESIIAPFMAEWTRSHRDLPMRLNQWCSVVRWEATETKPFFRTKEFMWQEGHTAHASNAGAWEEVWTRLGQYERVYEDVLAIPVLRGKKPEHDKFPGADTTTTVEALMPDGKSVQGATSHNLGQSFAEAFDITFADEDEAEQTAYTTSWGLSWRAIGALIMTHSDDQGLVLPPTVAPTQVVIVPIWQEDTKDDVLEYSENIADDLETAGFRVELDDRDERNPGFKFNEHELNGIPLRLEIGPHEVDDGEATLVHRPDNEQSVAERDEIVDAVDEHLDEIYDKLYETAQENLEENVRDAHSPEEILGTIGKHGGYVKTPWCGDEACETAIKEKIAAEIVMQPLADEGGTTAGEVPEPDRDECGVCGDPADEIAYFAKSY
- a CDS encoding SHOCT domain-containing protein — encoded protein: MGRLSSILFQGIGVLVLALIALSVVGTIVGIALSLVVAVLSVIVSLAVLSLFVLAIVGLFSVFSGDSAAEGDARPPQQSDDRTAPEDRVRSRYVDGELDDDEFERELERVLGPDERRE